A genomic window from Chanodichthys erythropterus isolate Z2021 chromosome 1, ASM2448905v1, whole genome shotgun sequence includes:
- the tcof1 gene encoding nucleolar protein dao-5: MTSNNTDAAQDKLINLIYHHLKDNGYKKAAKVLRKHAPQVETEKVKVSLSEIFQKWASSDDGVIPPVPSGVQPPAKRQRQRAPSAGTKSRITALSAGSASKSAKPKKKEKSSSEDVGVPPSVAAAPGNDSDSDSSLDVEKWRKMLSQLSDADQEKMVVLSVLDESLVLGKPAAKRKRTRKPTTSKKEENQAKGKSATPTKKATDAPKSRSKKPKGKDAVVPEVKTPSKKTKNKKNNSISGLEVNETSKSTKAKTASSSFDQGEGDKPEAHHESNGLLETGTPSSRTKETGVSDSEVIRTPKRVHFETHNSFSQQVETLNAWKDNSTSETSSTHTPSKKAKKKKGHSEASDVETDTCLSNNIQQVIETNLTTDQSKKVKNKKSKSVVEPVLNETPSKKVKAKKTEGPSEIDQETTSEKAPESINPESSPKKAKRKASESLSETVESETPSKKSKAVKEPGEVETANKKPDADLLQSDSTNSTPKKGKSKVAADGVEIQHDVPSETPEKTGQSRAQTQDDVGDGLRNEETSSQELKTQSKKRKKHKREEACDVPATSEVKKDKVKNKDKEGENGEDALQPQPPPPPEEEEASDAVKHKKKKKKKEKEREEKTEETVPEDPPEVAVHKKKKKSSKEKQLSSDEVHGLNST, from the exons ATGACCTCAAATAATACAGACGCAGCGCAAGACAAgctgatcaatttaatatatcACCATTTAAAGGACAACGGCTACAAGAAAGCAGCCAAAGTGCTGAGAAAACACGCGCCTCAG GTGGAAACTGAGAAAGTGAAAGTGTCTTTGAGTGAGATCTTTCAGAAGTGGGCAAG CTCAGATGATGGAGTTATTCCACCGGTGCCTTCTG GTGTTCAGCCTCCTGCAAAGAGACAGAGACAAAGAGCCCCTTCAGCTGGAACCAAGTCTAGAATCACAGCTCTCTCTGCTG GATCAGCGAGCAAATCAGCG AAACCGAAGAAAAAGGAAAAGTCCAGCTCTGAAGATGTTGGGGTGCCTCCGTCAGTCGCCGCTGCTCCGGGGAATGATTCCGACTCTGACTCCAGTTTAGATGTGGAGAAGTGGAGGAAAATGCTTTCTCAATTATCAG ATGCCGACCAAGAGAAAATGGTCGTTCTCTCAGTGTTGGATGAATCTTTAGTCTTGGGGAAGCCTGCAGCAAAGAGAAAGAGGACAAGGAAGCCGACAACAtcaaaaaaagaggaaaaccaAGCCAAGGGAAAGTCCGCTACACCAACAAAGAAAGCAACCGATGCACCTAAGAGTCGTTCAAAAAAGCCGAAAGGCAAAGATGCTGTAGTTCCTGAAGTCAAGACACCATCaaaaaagactaaaaataagaaaaataatagcATCTCAGGTCTTGAAGTGAATGAGACCTCAAAAAGTACTAAAGCTAAAACTGCCAGCAGCTCATTTGATCAGGGTGAGGGCGATAAACCTGAAGCACATCATGAAAGTAATGGACTGTTGGAAACTGGCACTCCATCTTCAAGGACTAAAGAGACTGGTGTATCAGATTCAGAAGTCATTAGGACTCCTAAAAGAGTTCATTTTGAAACACACAATAGTTTTTCACAGCAGGTTGAGACTCTTAATGCTTGGAAAGATAATAGTACCTCAGAAACCAGCAGCACTCATACTCCATCTAAAAAggccaaaaaaaagaaaggccATTCTGAAGCTAGTGATGTTGAAACTGACACCTGTCTCTCGAATAATATTCAACAAGTTATAGAAACCAACCTTACGACGGACCAGTCAAAGAAAGTGAAAAACAAGAAGTCTAAAAGTGTCGTGGAGCCTGTTCTCAATGAGACGCCTTCTAAGAAGGTTAAAGCCAAGAAAACAGAAGGTCCTTCTGAGATTGACCAAGAAACAACATCTGAGAAAGCTCCAGAATCCATTAATCCAGAGTCTTCACCTAAAAAAGCCAAACGTAAGGCCAGTGAAAGCCTCTCGGAAACAGTCGAGTCTGAAACGCCATCTAAAAAATCTAAAGCCGTGAAAGAGCCTGGTGAGGTGGAAACAGCCAATAAGAAGCCGGATGCTGATCTCCTGCAGTCCGACTCTACAAACAGCACTCCGAAAAAAGGAAAAAGCAAAGTGGCTGCTGATGGCGTGGAGATCCAGCATGACGTTCCTTCAGAAACGCCTGAGAAAACCGGTCAATCTCGAGCACAGACTCAGGATGATGTTGGAGATGGTTTGCGAAATGAGGAAACCTCCAGTCAAGAGTTAAAAACTCagtctaaaaaaagaaaaaaacacaaaagggAAGAAGCTTGTGACGTCCCAGCCACTTCAGAGGTCAAGAAAGACAAAGTGAAGAACAAAGACAAGGAGGGAGAAAATGGAGAAGATGCTCTTCAACCTCAACCTCCACCACcaccagaagaagaagaagcatcTGATGCAGTGaaacataagaaaaaaa agaagaagaaagagaaggagagagaagaAAAAACTGAGGAAACAGTTCCTGAGGATCCTCCTGAGGTGGCAGTGCACAAAAAG aagaagaagtcTTCCAAAGAGAAACAGCTCAGTAGTGACGAAGTTCATGGACTCAATAGCACATAA